One Triticum dicoccoides isolate Atlit2015 ecotype Zavitan chromosome 5B, WEW_v2.0, whole genome shotgun sequence genomic window carries:
- the LOC119307578 gene encoding kinesin-like protein KIN-12F isoform X1 — MVGGLGGSLCRTPARAPEAEQARDGKTVPELVHVVTKDSTMASSRPPLLAVHTPAARLKRKLEWPVETPRLPSRRRFAPRGEETPSRVSPAPRGAIAATPRGHRAKTAYGGSVQRKPTKSARKPACIVQRSGGARGLELGFSMVGRCLPAIVVNSAEVPHYELQEDPSFWMENNVQVVIRVRPLNDTEKNLHGHSRCLKQESAQSITWIGQPETRFTFDHVACESVNQEVLFLVAGLPMVENCMAGYNSCVFAYGQTGSGKTDTMLGEISELGVKPGPECGMTPRIFEFLIARIRAEEESRRDENLKYNCECSFLEIYNEQITDLLDPSSTNLQLREDTRVGVYVENVTKREVTCVSDIITLLMQGSANRKVSMTHMNHASSRSHSVLTCTIESRWEKDSISNTRFARLNIVDLAGSERQTSSGAEGERLKEASNINKSLSTLSHVIMSLVDLTHGKKRHVPYRDSRLTFLLQDSLGGNSKTLIIANVSPSLCSSNGTLSTLKFAQRARLIQNNAVVNEDAIGDVHALQDQIHVLKEELAVINLEHVPRTHGALETEEQRKAEVVCHLCKDRESAICELQMLRSQFTKLLQEKENAEECHLWSQRTIKDLSSEVLELKSEIIDKEKGYEARMKELEIDMQEKDCDATTSLILWHKEKEVLEFELSEAKCLAQQKSTEASILFAKFQEAQATIADADSTVKALEFELAEAKCLALQKSVEASILLAKFQEAQATIADADSTVKALVELNENAKHQAEKYKQKESSFTIEKDDLLSEVSSLKMLLDVKELTYLDMENKFGSSLLEANEVALELEDGIRHLKNSLAENLEFVLSDIEWMKSKLQQFAELARAWLEENWLEIIGKDYAVSVLHLCHMGILSARITGLHAENGLLQRGIRESDSSISMLREHNDKAKNELEMCSVLKRKLLLDINSRFCCIAKKEQEATELSSRLDSFGKKVMHLQAQEKAMLARSGSMYNELSVLTEEIDATNRSSLAAQSKEKEELHNQLDKALFLNRMLKDTMLKVVSLPEVHTGIPANDINGCNEFELCSWLVNYHHESVMINTIKNDIESFVFASELEQHKVQLQKQNLMFTEVLERMKTEVTLWRVDQDLGSVAIYDLHEENSNIMIHLKNLKRDKDEVMESLLAMSKENPKLSYVIDSLESNIRSLQTDRDGKAKALMELQCSHAALCKELELKAKVIKLGISIENALKSENDSLRHEMLHILRKDSRMVDLVSNIDMEKLSVSIQACLEQITAQVQMYIDEQSTMMMKLSNDLNLVQLSVEELSTHNSSLQSELARKDELAKGLSFDLSILQESASVAKGQADQLVALAEAIKSLEPEVASKSHDLDNLVSGSQPLEAQIMKSNEKISVLEEQLASTVGELNAVSVENTELRSQLNHIERISYSRKEELAHRSNSTERMEEGLIELRNLLDERNNLFQNLQNDFSKLSYEKQYCDSQVLMLREKLEIAQAVAEKNEAIAMDARQIADERKTYAEKKDEEVKLLERSVDDLGTDVCAVENLVRDIKKEAERQRMQREELEVELQKVRQQMSAVPSSGEAGSSVEDKRIDLTDSFRHSRNVHNENELDEQQGNNHQSIELPDKRVTKISRSKTELDMHCTQQPMSNEDPRVQHLMEKLKRKQAAIRKARNYKNPSPDYSWVNSLG, encoded by the exons ATGGTGGGCGGTCTCGGCGGATCTCTCTGCCGTACTCCGGCGAGGGCTCCTGAGGCGGAACAAGCCCGTGACGGCAAGACTGTTCCCGAACTCGTCCATGTCGTCACCAAGGACTCCACCATGGCATCCTCCCGGCCTCCTCTGCTCGCCGTCCATACACCGGCAGCACGGTTGAAGAGGAAGCTGGAGTGGCCCGTGGAGACGCCGAGGCTCCCGTCCCGGAGACGGTTCGCACCACGTGGCGAGGAGACGCCGTCGCGGGTGAGCCCAGCCCCCCGTGGCGCGATTGCCGCCACTCCTCGTGGGCATCGGGCTAAGACTGCCTATGGGGGGTCTGTGCAGCGGAAACCAACTAAAAGCGCGAGGAAGCCGGCGTGCATCGTACAGAGGAGTGGTGGTGCCCGGGGGCTTGAGTTGGGGTTCTCGATGGTGGGGAGGTGTCTGCCGGCAATAGTGGTAAATTCCGCGGAGGTGCCGCATTATGAGCTCCAGGAGGACCCCTCGTTCTGGATGGAGAACAACGTGCAG GTTGTTATCCGTGTCCGTCCTTTAAACGACACAGAGAAAAATCTTCATGGTCACAGTCGGTGTTTGAAACAAGAAAGTGCGCAGAGCATCACATGGATTGGACAGCCAGAAACTCGCTTCACATTCGACCACGTTGCTTGTGAGTCAGTGAATCAG GAAGTGCTTTTTCTAGTTGCTGGTTTACCAATGGTGGAGAACTGTATGGCTGGATACAACAGCTGTGTATTTGCTTATGGGCAG ACTGGAAGTGGGAAGACAGACACAATGCTTGGCGAAATCAGTGAGTTGGGAGTGAAGCCTGGTCCAGAATGTGGCATGACACCACGTATTTTTGAGTTCTTGATTGCGAGAATCAGAGCG GAAGAAGAGAGCAGGAGGGATGAGAACCTTAAGTACAACTGCGAGTGTTCTTTCCTGGAGATTTACAATGAACAAATTACAGATCTTCTTGACCCTTCATCCACAAATCTTCAA CTCCGAGAAGATACGAGGGTTGGTGTCTATGTTGAAAATGTGACTAAACGTGAAGTTACGTGCGTCAGTGACATCATAACACTTTTGATGCAG GGTTCTGCGAATAGGAAAGTCTCTATGACGCATATGAATCATGCAAGTAGCCGCTCCCACAGTGTTCTCACATGCACTATTGAGAGTAGGTGGGAGAAGGATTCCATATCTAACACACGGTTTGCACGATTGAATATAGTTGATCTCGCCGGGTCTGAAAG GCAAACGTCATCTGGTGCTGAAGGTGAGAGGCTGAAGGAAGCTTCTAATATCAACAAATCATTATCAACACTCAG CCATGTGATAATGAGTTTAGTTGATCTTACACATGGAAAGAAAAGGCATGTTCCTTACAGGGACTCAAGATTGACGTTTCTTCTCCAG GATTCACTTGGTGGAAACTCCAAGACATTGATCATTGCAAACGTCAGCCCTTCATTGTG TTCAAGTAATGGAACACTCAGTACTCTCAAGTTTGCTCAGCGTGCAAGGCTCATTCAGAACAAT GCGGTTGTCAATGAAGATGCTATAGGGGATGTGCATGCTTTGCAAGATCAGATACATGTCCTGAAG GAGGAGCTTGCTGTCATCAACCTTGAACATGTGCCTCGAACACATGGAGCCCTTGAAACTGAAGAGCAGCGCAAAGCTGAGGTTGTTTGTCATCTATGTAAGGACAGGGAATCTGCCATTTGTGAATTGCAGATGCTGCGGTCTCAATTTACCAAGCTTCTGCAAGAAAAGGAAAATGCGGAAGAATGCCATCTCTGGAGTCAAAGAACTATTAAAGATTTAAGTTCTGAGGTCCTTGAATTGAAGTCAGAAATAATTGACAAAGAGAAGGGCTATGAAGCTAGAATGAAAGAATTGGAGATAGATATGCAAGAAAAGGATTGTGATGCCACAACATCACTTATTTTATGGCATAAAGAGAAAGAG GTACTTGAATTTGAGCTCTCAGAGGCAAAATGTCTTGCACAACAGAAATCAACTGAGGCATCAATTCTTTTTGCCAAGTTTCAAGAGGCACAGGCAACTATAGCTGATGCAGACTCTACAGTCAAGGCACTTGAATTTGAGCTCGCAGAGGCAAAATGTCTTGCACTACAGAAATCAGTTGAGGCATCAATTCTTTTAGCCAAGTTTCAAGAAGCACAGGCAACTATAGCTGATGCAGACTCTACAGTCAAGGCACTGGTGGAATTGAATGAAAATGCAAAACATCAAGCAGAGAAGTACAAGCAAAAGGAATCTTCATTTACTATTGAAAAGGATGACTTGCTAAGTGAGGTCAGTAGTTTGAAGATGCTGCTGGATGTGAAGGAACTAACTTACCTGGATATGGAAAATAAATTTGGATCAAGCCTGCTTGAAGCAAATGAGGTAGCTCTTGAACTGGAAGATGGCATCAGACACCTGAAGAATTCGCTAGCGGAGAACCTTGAGTTTGTTTTGTCTGATATTGAATGGATGAAGTCAAAACTTCAGCAGTTTGCAGAGTTGGCAAGAGCTTGGTTGGAGGAGAATTGGTTAGAGATAATTGGAAAAGATTATGCTGTTTCTGTGTTACACCTCTGCCATATGGGGATTTTGTCGGCGAGAATTACTGGGCTGCATGCAGAAAATGGTCTCCTTCAGCGTGGGATCCGCGAATCTGATTCTTCGATATCTATGCTGCGCGAGCACAATGATAAAGCAAAGAATGAACTGGAAATGTGTAGTGTTCTCAAAAGAAAGTTACTACTCGACATCAACAGCAGGTTTTGTTGTATTGCCAAGAAGGAACAAGAAGCAACTGAACTGAGCTCAAGATTGGATTCTTTCGGGAAGAAAGTTATGCATTTGCAAGCACAAGAAAAAGCAATGTTGGCACGGTCAGGTTCCATGTATAATGAGCTATCCGTTTTGACTGAAGAGATTGATGCTACCAACAGGAGTTCTTTGGCAGCTCAATCCAAAGAAAAAGAAGAGCTGCATAACCAGTTGGACAAAGCTTTGTTTCTCAATAGAATGTTAAAGGACACGATGCTTAAGGTTGTGAGTCTGCCTGAAGTACACACTGGTATACCTGCAAATGATATTAACGGGTGCAATGAATTTGAGTTGTGCAGTTGGCTTGTAAACTACCACCACGAGTCGGTTATGATCAATACAATTAAAAATGATATTGAATCTTTTGTTTTTGCTTCAGAATTGGAGCAACACAAGGTACAACTGCAAAAACAGAACCTTATGTTTACTGAAGTACTTGAACGGATGAAGACAGAAGTAACTTTGTGGAGAGTTGACCAGGATTTGGGCAGTGTTGCAATTTATGATTTACATGAGGAGAACAGTAATATAATGATTCATTTGAAGAACCTGAAGCGGGACAAGGATGAAGTTATGGAAAGCCTACTTGCAATGAGCAAGGAAAACCCAAAACTTAGTTATGTAATTGACTCCTTAGAGTCCAACATCAGATCCTTGCAAACAGATCGAGATGGAAAAGCCAAAGCTCTTATGGAGTTGCAATGCTCCCATGCAGCCTTATGTAAAGAGCTTGAGTTGAAAGCCAAGGTCATTAAACTCGGAATTTCAATTGAAAATGCTTTGAAGTCAGAGAATGATTCACTGAGACATGAAATGCTACATATTCTGCGCAAGGACAGCAGGATGGTTGATTTGGTTTCTAATATTGATATGGAGAAGTTATCTGTCTCCATTCAAGCATGTTTGGAACAAATTACTGCTCAAGTACAAATGTACATCGATGAACAATCAACCATGATGATGAAGTTGTCCAATGACTTAAACTTGGTTCAATTGTCTGTTGAGGAATTGAGCACCCATAATTCCTCTTTACAGTCTGAACTAGCTAGGAAAGATGAATTGGCAAAGGGCTTGTCATTTGATCTTAGCATACTACAGGAGTCAGCATCTGTTGCAAAAGGTCAAGCAGATCAACTTGTTGCGTTGGCTGAAGCAATTAAATCATTAGAACCTGAGGTTGCTTCTAAATCACATGATCTTGATAATCTTGTTTCTGGAAGCCAACCACTAGAAGCTCAAATCATGAAGAGTAATGAAAAGATTTCGGTGCTAGAGGAGCAACTAGCAAGTACAGTTGGTGAACTAAATGCAGTTTCTGTGGAGAACACTGAATTGAGATCTCAGCTCAACCATATTGAACGGATCAGTTACTCTAGGAAAGAGGAGTTGGCCCATAGAAGTAATTCCACTGAAAGAATGGAAGAAGGGTTGATTGAGCTGAGAAATTTACTTGATGAAAGGAACAACTTATTTCAAAACTTGCAAAATGACTTCTCCAAGCTTTCCTACGAGAAACAATACTGTGACTCTCAGGTGCTTATGTTGAGAGAGAAGCTGGAGATTGCTCAGGCAGTGGCCGAAAAAAATGAAGCAATTGCTATGGATGCTCGACAG ATAGCGGATGAAAGGAAGACATATGCTGAAAAGAAGGATGAAGAAGTAAAACTATTGGAGAGGTCAGTTGATGATCTTGGAACTGATGTATGTGCTGTGGAGAACCTG GTGCGCGACATCAAGAAGGAAGCAGAACGACAAAGAATGCAGAGAGAAGAATtagaggtggagctgcagaaagtCAGGCAACAAATGTCAGCTGTACCATCCTCTGGGGAAGCAGGGAGTTCTGTGGAAGATAAAAGGATTGATTTGACTGACTCATTCAG ACACTCAAGAAATGTACATAATGAGAATGAACTTGATGAGCAGCAGGGGAATAATCACCAAAGCATCGAGCTTCCTGATAAAAGGGTTACAAAAATCTCAAGGTCAAAAACTGAGCTTGACATGCACTGTACACAGCAACCCATGTCTAATGAAGATCCCAGAGTGCAACATCTTATGGAAAAACTGAAAAGAAAGCAAGCTGCAATTCGGAAGGCGCGCAACTACAAAAATCCCTCACCAGACTATAGCTGGGTCAACAGCTTGGGGTAG
- the LOC119307578 gene encoding kinesin-like protein KIN-12F isoform X2: MVENCMAGYNSCVFAYGQTGSGKTDTMLGEISELGVKPGPECGMTPRIFEFLIARIRAEEESRRDENLKYNCECSFLEIYNEQITDLLDPSSTNLQLREDTRVGVYVENVTKREVTCVSDIITLLMQGSANRKVSMTHMNHASSRSHSVLTCTIESRWEKDSISNTRFARLNIVDLAGSERQTSSGAEGERLKEASNINKSLSTLSHVIMSLVDLTHGKKRHVPYRDSRLTFLLQDSLGGNSKTLIIANVSPSLCSSNGTLSTLKFAQRARLIQNNAVVNEDAIGDVHALQDQIHVLKEELAVINLEHVPRTHGALETEEQRKAEVVCHLCKDRESAICELQMLRSQFTKLLQEKENAEECHLWSQRTIKDLSSEVLELKSEIIDKEKGYEARMKELEIDMQEKDCDATTSLILWHKEKEVLEFELSEAKCLAQQKSTEASILFAKFQEAQATIADADSTVKALEFELAEAKCLALQKSVEASILLAKFQEAQATIADADSTVKALVELNENAKHQAEKYKQKESSFTIEKDDLLSEVSSLKMLLDVKELTYLDMENKFGSSLLEANEVALELEDGIRHLKNSLAENLEFVLSDIEWMKSKLQQFAELARAWLEENWLEIIGKDYAVSVLHLCHMGILSARITGLHAENGLLQRGIRESDSSISMLREHNDKAKNELEMCSVLKRKLLLDINSRFCCIAKKEQEATELSSRLDSFGKKVMHLQAQEKAMLARSGSMYNELSVLTEEIDATNRSSLAAQSKEKEELHNQLDKALFLNRMLKDTMLKVVSLPEVHTGIPANDINGCNEFELCSWLVNYHHESVMINTIKNDIESFVFASELEQHKVQLQKQNLMFTEVLERMKTEVTLWRVDQDLGSVAIYDLHEENSNIMIHLKNLKRDKDEVMESLLAMSKENPKLSYVIDSLESNIRSLQTDRDGKAKALMELQCSHAALCKELELKAKVIKLGISIENALKSENDSLRHEMLHILRKDSRMVDLVSNIDMEKLSVSIQACLEQITAQVQMYIDEQSTMMMKLSNDLNLVQLSVEELSTHNSSLQSELARKDELAKGLSFDLSILQESASVAKGQADQLVALAEAIKSLEPEVASKSHDLDNLVSGSQPLEAQIMKSNEKISVLEEQLASTVGELNAVSVENTELRSQLNHIERISYSRKEELAHRSNSTERMEEGLIELRNLLDERNNLFQNLQNDFSKLSYEKQYCDSQVLMLREKLEIAQAVAEKNEAIAMDARQIADERKTYAEKKDEEVKLLERSVDDLGTDVCAVENLVRDIKKEAERQRMQREELEVELQKVRQQMSAVPSSGEAGSSVEDKRIDLTDSFRHSRNVHNENELDEQQGNNHQSIELPDKRVTKISRSKTELDMHCTQQPMSNEDPRVQHLMEKLKRKQAAIRKARNYKNPSPDYSWVNSLG, translated from the exons ATGGTGGAGAACTGTATGGCTGGATACAACAGCTGTGTATTTGCTTATGGGCAG ACTGGAAGTGGGAAGACAGACACAATGCTTGGCGAAATCAGTGAGTTGGGAGTGAAGCCTGGTCCAGAATGTGGCATGACACCACGTATTTTTGAGTTCTTGATTGCGAGAATCAGAGCG GAAGAAGAGAGCAGGAGGGATGAGAACCTTAAGTACAACTGCGAGTGTTCTTTCCTGGAGATTTACAATGAACAAATTACAGATCTTCTTGACCCTTCATCCACAAATCTTCAA CTCCGAGAAGATACGAGGGTTGGTGTCTATGTTGAAAATGTGACTAAACGTGAAGTTACGTGCGTCAGTGACATCATAACACTTTTGATGCAG GGTTCTGCGAATAGGAAAGTCTCTATGACGCATATGAATCATGCAAGTAGCCGCTCCCACAGTGTTCTCACATGCACTATTGAGAGTAGGTGGGAGAAGGATTCCATATCTAACACACGGTTTGCACGATTGAATATAGTTGATCTCGCCGGGTCTGAAAG GCAAACGTCATCTGGTGCTGAAGGTGAGAGGCTGAAGGAAGCTTCTAATATCAACAAATCATTATCAACACTCAG CCATGTGATAATGAGTTTAGTTGATCTTACACATGGAAAGAAAAGGCATGTTCCTTACAGGGACTCAAGATTGACGTTTCTTCTCCAG GATTCACTTGGTGGAAACTCCAAGACATTGATCATTGCAAACGTCAGCCCTTCATTGTG TTCAAGTAATGGAACACTCAGTACTCTCAAGTTTGCTCAGCGTGCAAGGCTCATTCAGAACAAT GCGGTTGTCAATGAAGATGCTATAGGGGATGTGCATGCTTTGCAAGATCAGATACATGTCCTGAAG GAGGAGCTTGCTGTCATCAACCTTGAACATGTGCCTCGAACACATGGAGCCCTTGAAACTGAAGAGCAGCGCAAAGCTGAGGTTGTTTGTCATCTATGTAAGGACAGGGAATCTGCCATTTGTGAATTGCAGATGCTGCGGTCTCAATTTACCAAGCTTCTGCAAGAAAAGGAAAATGCGGAAGAATGCCATCTCTGGAGTCAAAGAACTATTAAAGATTTAAGTTCTGAGGTCCTTGAATTGAAGTCAGAAATAATTGACAAAGAGAAGGGCTATGAAGCTAGAATGAAAGAATTGGAGATAGATATGCAAGAAAAGGATTGTGATGCCACAACATCACTTATTTTATGGCATAAAGAGAAAGAG GTACTTGAATTTGAGCTCTCAGAGGCAAAATGTCTTGCACAACAGAAATCAACTGAGGCATCAATTCTTTTTGCCAAGTTTCAAGAGGCACAGGCAACTATAGCTGATGCAGACTCTACAGTCAAGGCACTTGAATTTGAGCTCGCAGAGGCAAAATGTCTTGCACTACAGAAATCAGTTGAGGCATCAATTCTTTTAGCCAAGTTTCAAGAAGCACAGGCAACTATAGCTGATGCAGACTCTACAGTCAAGGCACTGGTGGAATTGAATGAAAATGCAAAACATCAAGCAGAGAAGTACAAGCAAAAGGAATCTTCATTTACTATTGAAAAGGATGACTTGCTAAGTGAGGTCAGTAGTTTGAAGATGCTGCTGGATGTGAAGGAACTAACTTACCTGGATATGGAAAATAAATTTGGATCAAGCCTGCTTGAAGCAAATGAGGTAGCTCTTGAACTGGAAGATGGCATCAGACACCTGAAGAATTCGCTAGCGGAGAACCTTGAGTTTGTTTTGTCTGATATTGAATGGATGAAGTCAAAACTTCAGCAGTTTGCAGAGTTGGCAAGAGCTTGGTTGGAGGAGAATTGGTTAGAGATAATTGGAAAAGATTATGCTGTTTCTGTGTTACACCTCTGCCATATGGGGATTTTGTCGGCGAGAATTACTGGGCTGCATGCAGAAAATGGTCTCCTTCAGCGTGGGATCCGCGAATCTGATTCTTCGATATCTATGCTGCGCGAGCACAATGATAAAGCAAAGAATGAACTGGAAATGTGTAGTGTTCTCAAAAGAAAGTTACTACTCGACATCAACAGCAGGTTTTGTTGTATTGCCAAGAAGGAACAAGAAGCAACTGAACTGAGCTCAAGATTGGATTCTTTCGGGAAGAAAGTTATGCATTTGCAAGCACAAGAAAAAGCAATGTTGGCACGGTCAGGTTCCATGTATAATGAGCTATCCGTTTTGACTGAAGAGATTGATGCTACCAACAGGAGTTCTTTGGCAGCTCAATCCAAAGAAAAAGAAGAGCTGCATAACCAGTTGGACAAAGCTTTGTTTCTCAATAGAATGTTAAAGGACACGATGCTTAAGGTTGTGAGTCTGCCTGAAGTACACACTGGTATACCTGCAAATGATATTAACGGGTGCAATGAATTTGAGTTGTGCAGTTGGCTTGTAAACTACCACCACGAGTCGGTTATGATCAATACAATTAAAAATGATATTGAATCTTTTGTTTTTGCTTCAGAATTGGAGCAACACAAGGTACAACTGCAAAAACAGAACCTTATGTTTACTGAAGTACTTGAACGGATGAAGACAGAAGTAACTTTGTGGAGAGTTGACCAGGATTTGGGCAGTGTTGCAATTTATGATTTACATGAGGAGAACAGTAATATAATGATTCATTTGAAGAACCTGAAGCGGGACAAGGATGAAGTTATGGAAAGCCTACTTGCAATGAGCAAGGAAAACCCAAAACTTAGTTATGTAATTGACTCCTTAGAGTCCAACATCAGATCCTTGCAAACAGATCGAGATGGAAAAGCCAAAGCTCTTATGGAGTTGCAATGCTCCCATGCAGCCTTATGTAAAGAGCTTGAGTTGAAAGCCAAGGTCATTAAACTCGGAATTTCAATTGAAAATGCTTTGAAGTCAGAGAATGATTCACTGAGACATGAAATGCTACATATTCTGCGCAAGGACAGCAGGATGGTTGATTTGGTTTCTAATATTGATATGGAGAAGTTATCTGTCTCCATTCAAGCATGTTTGGAACAAATTACTGCTCAAGTACAAATGTACATCGATGAACAATCAACCATGATGATGAAGTTGTCCAATGACTTAAACTTGGTTCAATTGTCTGTTGAGGAATTGAGCACCCATAATTCCTCTTTACAGTCTGAACTAGCTAGGAAAGATGAATTGGCAAAGGGCTTGTCATTTGATCTTAGCATACTACAGGAGTCAGCATCTGTTGCAAAAGGTCAAGCAGATCAACTTGTTGCGTTGGCTGAAGCAATTAAATCATTAGAACCTGAGGTTGCTTCTAAATCACATGATCTTGATAATCTTGTTTCTGGAAGCCAACCACTAGAAGCTCAAATCATGAAGAGTAATGAAAAGATTTCGGTGCTAGAGGAGCAACTAGCAAGTACAGTTGGTGAACTAAATGCAGTTTCTGTGGAGAACACTGAATTGAGATCTCAGCTCAACCATATTGAACGGATCAGTTACTCTAGGAAAGAGGAGTTGGCCCATAGAAGTAATTCCACTGAAAGAATGGAAGAAGGGTTGATTGAGCTGAGAAATTTACTTGATGAAAGGAACAACTTATTTCAAAACTTGCAAAATGACTTCTCCAAGCTTTCCTACGAGAAACAATACTGTGACTCTCAGGTGCTTATGTTGAGAGAGAAGCTGGAGATTGCTCAGGCAGTGGCCGAAAAAAATGAAGCAATTGCTATGGATGCTCGACAG ATAGCGGATGAAAGGAAGACATATGCTGAAAAGAAGGATGAAGAAGTAAAACTATTGGAGAGGTCAGTTGATGATCTTGGAACTGATGTATGTGCTGTGGAGAACCTG GTGCGCGACATCAAGAAGGAAGCAGAACGACAAAGAATGCAGAGAGAAGAATtagaggtggagctgcagaaagtCAGGCAACAAATGTCAGCTGTACCATCCTCTGGGGAAGCAGGGAGTTCTGTGGAAGATAAAAGGATTGATTTGACTGACTCATTCAG ACACTCAAGAAATGTACATAATGAGAATGAACTTGATGAGCAGCAGGGGAATAATCACCAAAGCATCGAGCTTCCTGATAAAAGGGTTACAAAAATCTCAAGGTCAAAAACTGAGCTTGACATGCACTGTACACAGCAACCCATGTCTAATGAAGATCCCAGAGTGCAACATCTTATGGAAAAACTGAAAAGAAAGCAAGCTGCAATTCGGAAGGCGCGCAACTACAAAAATCCCTCACCAGACTATAGCTGGGTCAACAGCTTGGGGTAG
- the LOC119309164 gene encoding uncharacterized protein LOC119309164 — MDKNKMEGKRTTRAESKSKASSPTSATAFSATASRRHPTLPSLRADVDYSKYNLKKMKKLRLVTETEWFPPQRHDRRLTSSRFWTVVQKDLYLALKSQASDMRWIDWPSVNQSVGADVDVCGYFAATPGLDKLLERQDLSWADSHIRQFYATLWIHPDRSRIKFMFGNQQRELSRDDFAGCLGLSCGGARVHTLAYPNGNSDEVHLPPVEDIRHLYINPDAVMEFWKDQNQLNHETAVVNTVVRMSIRPRVGGRESLTTVEIWLLHLLRSAQPVDIVDLMIGEMQDTILTIRRRLPYAPYLIRLFDKKGWLEDGMKRAFDQHLKPYKAPRPDDKRRIKNRENQHDKSYKALKPDDNRRLGTRSLPAQMEAGFDDDEHVELDQTLIPSIQEQALGDTTNGEADTDPGHIAPPPVAEDEMFLRWGEL; from the coding sequence ATGGATAAAAATAAAATGGAAGGGAAGAGGACAACTAGAGCTGAGTCTAAATCAAAGGCATCTTCACCCACTAGTGCAACTGCCTTTTCAGCCACCGCCTCTCGTCGGCACCCTACTCTCCCGAGTCTGCGGGCTGATGTGGACTACTCCAAATACAatctgaagaagatgaagaagctcaggcttgtcACGGAGACAGAGTGGTTCCCACCTCAGAGACATGATCGTCGCCTGACAAGTAGCCGGTTCTGGACAGTTGTGCAGAAGGACTTGTACCTTGCTCTCAAGTCACAGGCCAGCGATATGAGGTGGATCGATTGGCCGTCAGTCAACCAGAGTGTTGGCGCAGATGTTGATGTTTGTGGATACTTTGCAGCTACTCCGGGGCTTGACAAGCTGTTAGAGAGGCAGGACCTCAGCTGGGCTGACTCGCACATTCGTCAGTTCTACGCCACACTATGGATTCACCCAGATCGATCGAGGATCAAGTTCATGTTTGGGAACCAACAGCGTGAGTTGTCCAGGGATGATTTCGCCGGGTGTCTTGGCCTGTCTTGCGGTGGTGCCCGAGTGCACACCTTGGCATACCCCAATGGAAACAGTGATGAAGTTCACTTGCCACCTGTAGAAGACATTCGCCACCTTTACATCAATCCTGATGCCGTGATGGAGTTCTGGAAGGATCAAAATCAGTTGAACCATGAAACAGCTGTTGTAAACACAGTTGTGAGGATGTCGATCCGTCCTAGAGTTGGAGGCCGTGAGTCCCTAACTACAGTTGAGATTTGGCTTCTGCACTTGTTGAGGTCAGCACAGCCTGTAGACATAGTAGATTTGATGATTGGAGAGATGCAGGACACCATTCTGACAATCAGACGTCGGCTGCCCTACGCCCCGTATCTCATTCGCTTGTTTGACAAGAAAGGGTGGCTTGAGGATGGCATGAAAAGGGCTTTCGATCAGCACCTCAAGCCATACAAAGCTCCGAGGCCCGATGACAAGAGGAGGATCAAGAATAGGGAAAATCAGCATGACAAGTCGTACAAGGCTCTGAAGCCCGATGACAACAGGAGGCTCGGGACCAGGTCACTTCCAGCCCAGATGGAAGCTGGAtttgatgatgatgagcatgtagAGTTGGACCAAACACTTATCCCGAGCATACAGGAGCAAGCTCTTGGGGACACCACTAATGGGGAAGCTGACACAGATCCTGGCCATATAGCGCCACCCCCAGTGGCGGAGGACGAAATGTTTTTAAGGTGGGGCGAACTCTAA